The Atribacter laminatus genome contains the following window.
ATATTTTTCCTTATTGAATTTTTTCCACCAATTCTTTTACTGCACAGTCGGGAGTTGAGGCTCCGCTGACAATCAATATCGTTTGATTCGGTTGAAACCACGACTTTTCCACTTCATTGGGATCTTCAATCCAGATGGTTCGTGGAGCCTGATCTTTGGCCACTAAATAAAGACCCCGGGTATTGGAACTATGTTTCCCTCCTAAAATGATTACTATATCTATTTTTCCGGTCTGGAGATAAGAATTTAATTCATTTTGCCGATGTTCGGTCTCCGGACAAAGAGTATTATAAATTAAACATCGATTGGTTCGGTTTTTTTCCTTTAGCAATCGACAAAAATCCAGATATTGTTGCTGAGGAAAAGTAGTCTGTTCGATAACTGCCAATGGTTTATTTTCTGGTAAGGCATTGAGCTTTTTTCCCCAATCGGTTGAATTCTTTCCTAATACCAATGGCTTACTGCTTAGCTCACTGATTAAGGCTTTAATTTCGGCGTGGTTGGGATCACCAAGGATAATCATGGTATACCCTTTCTTTTCTAATTCACCGGCCAATGACTGAACTTTCCGAACTCGAGGACAGGTGGTATCAACTATGGTAATTCCTTTATCCAAAAGCTTTTTCCTGGTTTTCCGCTCCAAACCATGGGAACGGGTAACCACGGTTATCTTATCTGGTATCCGCTCCACTTCATCTTCCAACCGGGCTCCCTTTTCAACTAACATCTTGACCGCTTGATGATTATGAACTAATTCTCCAAGAAGGTAAACCGGCTGGGGGTTTTTATCAAAAGCCTCTATTGCCATGGTATAGGCTCTTTTTACTCCAGGACAGAAACCAATATGCTTCGCAATCAGAATTTTCATATCATTCATCATCTACCGCTTTTTGGTAGAGAAAGTTCACCACTTCTTCAATGCTCATATCAGAAGTATCAACCATCAGGGCATCATCAGCTGGCCGCAAAGGAGCTTCGCTTCGAGTAGAATCGATGGTATCCCGTTCTATAACATTTCCGAGAACGTCCGAATAAGAAATATCAATCCCCTTTTCTTTTAATTCTTTCCACCGTCTTTGTGCTCGAATTTCTGGTCGTGCAGTCAAAAATATTTTTAAATCAGCATCAGGAAGAACTACCGTTCCGATATCTCGTCCCTCAGTTACCGAAGAAGTTGATTGAGCTAAATCCCTCTGTTTTTTCTTTAAAAAAAGGCGCACGGCAACAATTTTTGCCACCGGTGAAACATGCTGGTTGACCATGGTTTGTCGAATTTCTTCATCGCACCGCTTTCCATTGAGAAAAATGACCGAAGCTCCATCAATAACTTGAAAATGAAGGTCGATTTTCTCTAAAGCTTGCTTAAGAGCTTCTGAATCTCCGTAGTCTATACCCTGCTTTATCAAATAATAGGTAATCGCTCGATACATAGC
Protein-coding sequences here:
- the ispH gene encoding 4-hydroxy-3-methylbut-2-enyl diphosphate reductase; translated protein: MKILIAKHIGFCPGVKRAYTMAIEAFDKNPQPVYLLGELVHNHQAVKMLVEKGARLEDEVERIPDKITVVTRSHGLERKTRKKLLDKGITIVDTTCPRVRKVQSLAGELEKKGYTMIILGDPNHAEIKALISELSSKPLVLGKNSTDWGKKLNALPENKPLAVIEQTTFPQQQYLDFCRLLKEKNRTNRCLIYNTLCPETEHRQNELNSYLQTGKIDIVIILGGKHSSNTRGLYLVAKDQAPRTIWIEDPNEVEKSWFQPNQTILIVSGASTPDCAVKELVEKIQ
- the cmk gene encoding (d)CMP kinase; protein product: MKSLITIDGPAGAGKSTVAHLLAKKLSYLYIDTGAMYRAITYYLIKQGIDYGDSEALKQALEKIDLHFQVIDGASVIFLNGKRCDEEIRQTMVNQHVSPVAKIVAVRLFLKKKQRDLAQSTSSVTEGRDIGTVVLPDADLKIFLTARPEIRAQRRWKELKEKGIDISYSDVLGNVIERDTIDSTRSEAPLRPADDALMVDTSDMSIEEVVNFLYQKAVDDE